Genomic window (Desulforapulum autotrophicum HRM2):
TAACACAAGGCACGATCGGCACAGGCAAGCATGTTGTCAAAACCTCCCAGGATTACCTGGCTGCCCGTAAAGATATCCAGCGGGCCAATCAGACCAACATGGACGCCTATGCTGAAGGAATGCTTGCCGAGGCCCATCTCGACGCCTATGCCACAAGCCAGACCGCCTCAAGCAGATCAACTATTTTCCAGAAATTGGTCAGTGCCGGTGTCGACTCACAACAGGCTTTATCCGCCATCAATGCCTATGAAAACAATGATACCACACCGTTAAAAAAATTATTTAAAGAAACCCGGGAGCGGATAAGGGCGGAAGAGGCCGCTGCTGTTGCTGAAGCTGAGGCTGCAGAAAAACAGATAAAAGCACAGGCAGACCGAATTAAATCAGGGCTTAAACAATATTTTGTTTATATCGACTTTCTCAGGACCACCCCGCTGACTTTAAACCATCTGCCCCTGCCCATTGAACTTCCCAGGAAGCGAATCTTAAAAACGGGGTGTATGTATGGGGGAAAACTCGGGTTCTTGGGGATATTCGATCCAATCCAAAGGTAGAAACGCATCTGCCCCCAGTTTCTGTAACCTTTGAAATGGATGAAGCTGTACAAAAGCGTAAATATGAAAAAAGCGATGAAATAAGAGCGCAGAAAAAAGCGTCGGAAAACCAGAGGATACAGGCGACTAAGGGTGGACATTTTTATAAAGGCCCCATGGGAAAGGATGAAGGGTTTGACGGGGAAATTCAAATACATGTGGGCAAAGATAACAAGACGGTTTCCGGTAAGTTCAAATGCATCCAGGAAAAAGAAAATGGCGACAAAAGAGTCAAAGTCATTATCGAGGGTGAATTCCTCGGCACCCTGAACCCTGATACAGGAAAACTTGAGGCGAAATTGAACAAGGGGACCACGTTCCAGATGATAAAAAAGGATGGGAAATGGAATGCGGGAGGTCTTCCTTCTGGGATATCCAAGGAGATAAAACTGATCGGTCAGGCCAAAGGAAAAACAATTAACGGCCATATGGTTAAAGGGTCGAAAAAATCCTTTGCCTGGACCGCATCACCTGCTAAACCAGAGGAGGAATAAAAATGAAAAACAAAATCTTTATCCTGATTGTATTGGCCCTGGTTATTCACAGCCTTGCCCTGCTTGCCTTTGCCGCCGACTCTTCATGGGGTATCCCGACCCAAGAAGAAATACAGACAGGAATCCCCAATCAGACGGTTTCAACCCCGAAGGTCAATGCCACAGATAAAGCGGATGCCATTGATACGGTTGATGTCAAGCAACTGGAACGGATCAATGCAATGCCGAAAGTTCCTGAAATTACGAAGAAAAGAGTTGAAAAACCAAACGTCATCGCTGGAAAAACAATATTAGCCACCACACAAATTCCCTGGATTGTTAATTCCAACGGCAATATTTATCAATGGACGGAAAGTAACTGGAAGCGGATGCCTGGATCCGCAGCGGATATTGGTGCCGGCCCTG
Coding sequences:
- a CDS encoding tectonin domain-containing protein, with the translated sequence MKNKIFILIVLALVIHSLALLAFAADSSWGIPTQEEIQTGIPNQTVSTPKVNATDKADAIDTVDVKQLERINAMPKVPEITKKRVEKPNVIAGKTILATTQIPWIVNSNGNIYQWTESNWKRMPGSAADIGAGPDGAVWIIGTNPVPGGFGIYKWNGSNWDPQPGGAVQITVGTNERTPDSFKKW